In Equus quagga isolate Etosha38 unplaced genomic scaffold, UCLA_HA_Equagga_1.0 122513_RagTag, whole genome shotgun sequence, the genomic window CCGTGACCCGGTCTCCTGGTTTCTAGCTTACAGACAAGGCCTGAAAGCACTGGCAGAAGCTTGCGGGCTGACTTCCCTTCTGCGAAGGTGAgaatcttccccttctctcctggctgcttcttcctcccagagcctcggaggtggccccagggctgcaggcagctgcggggctgagctgggagagggaccatggccacaggggctggctaagggcctggggggagggcgGGCGGCAGAACTTTGTGAAGTGAGAGTGGGGCCCGGGGAGggccctgggcctcagtggcCCCCTGCCTGGCCTGCCCAGCCTGGCAGGCCCCTCAGCCCCCGGCTGCAGCTTGTACCTCCTGTCTCCCGCGGCGACCCGGACAGGCTGCCTTCCAACGGTGCCTGTCATCGGCTGTCCTGTCCACACTCCCCTGGGGACGTGTGGAAACCAGTGTCCGCCAGAGCCCAGCAGCCATGCATGGAGCCCCTGGAAGACGCTGTTCACGCCGCGTCTCCAGCGCTTTCCCCGGCTCCTCTGACCGAGCACCCTCCCCCTCCACCGGGCTGCACCTCTGGAGGGGCCCACTCAAAAGCCACCTCTGTCACTGTCTTACGAAAACCTCCTCAGCCCCCAGCGGGGGAGAAACAAAACAGGCTCCAAACTCCAGAGTCCCTTCCTAGCCtggcccttcccctccctgctccgtCACCAGCCTGGGAGAAAATCCAGAAGGGCCTGGGAGGGTCCCTAACTGTGGGCGGCCAGGGACCCTCCGGGGCCCCTCCGACTGGACAGGTGGGCAGGCCGCCTCCTCTGACCATCACACGCAGGCTCATGGGCGGAAGCTGGCAGAGCGGCGCCGGAGTCGGGGCTGAGCGAGGCCGTCCAGGCTGGAAAGCAGGTTCCTCCACGGCCAGGACTGAGCCAAAGAAGGAGAGTCGGGCAGGGACCTCCCCAGACCCCTGCTGTGGGGTAGCAGGCCTGGAGGGGAGCTCAGCCTCCCAGTCTCCCACAGCTCAAGGGGCCGGGGCTCTTGTGCAGGCCGAGGAAGCCCTTCTCTGGTACCTCACCTGGAGATCCACACTGCCGGCCCCCTCCAGAACCGGCAATGTGCCTGGGAGAGATCCAGTGTCTCCAGGGTCCCGGAAAAGCACCTCTCCACCCACACATTCGGCCGCAGCTGCCCAAGAGCCTAAGGAGCTGCGCCTTCCAACAAAGCTCGCGAGCCAGCTGGAGCTGCCGGGGAAGCTCCCGGCCCAGAAGCAGCCTCAAGGCCGTGCTGCCGGCATGCTCCTTCAAGACCCTCCTACTCATGGTCTCCATGCCACGTGGTCTCCAGGCCAGGTGCCACATGCCCTCCCATCAAGGGCACGGAGGagccaggggcagcagcagcccaggaGACCAAAACGGAAGGCCCCGTGGAAGAGTCAGCTTCCCCCGattgaggagacagaggaggagatgagTCCCGGGGCAAGAGGGGATGAAGAAAGACTCGCGGGACTGAGGGCTTCCCAAGCCAGCAGGACGAGCCACCCTCCCCAGGTCGGGGGACTAGGAGACACCCTTGGGAGCAAatgcctccagctcctgccacacAAGGCACCGGTCTTGCCAGAAGGCCGCTTCACTAAAGGCCTGAGCCGCTTTCTGCCATGCCTAAGGCCCAGCAAGGAAGACCAAGAACCGGCAGATCCCCTTCCAGAAGGCAAGCCTGCGGCAGCCACGCCCCACAGCCAGGAACCTGGCAGAAACAGCTCGGCCGTGGACGGCAAGGCTCTGGAAGCTCAGCAGTCGGGGACCTCCTTTGGACGGGCCCTGCGAGAGAGACTGGGCCTTGGCCGAAGACTTCGTGCCTCCCTGTCAAGGCAACGCAAAGGCCGATTTCTGGCCTGGCTAGCTGGGCGCTCCTGCTCCCACGgggttccctccctcccacaccaACGAGAGTGAGGATCCATGACAGTCAGCAAGCCACCCGCAGGGGCCACGGCTGTCCTAACAAGAGTGAGTAGAGGAGACGCTGGCATGGCAACTGGACCTTGCCACCCAGGGAGCCGCGGACTTTCCCACAATAAACGTGTCTTTTTGGGACAGGTGGTGGCCTCTGTCTGTGCCCTTCTCGGGGAAGGGACAGGACCTGGGTCTGCCCTGCCTGAGGGTCTGCTTTGGCTTCCAGAAGGGGCGGGGCTGTGGAGGGAGGCGGATCACAGCGTGGCCTACCCACTCTCACCCTGATTCCCTCACTGCGCCGGAAGTTTCCATCATGCCCTCATGACAAAGACAAATGCAAGCCTTTAGGATCCTTGAAGACAAGCAAAAGCTCTAAACACCCAGCCCAGGATGGGGCTCAGCCTGTCCTCTCCTGTGTTCTCTCTCCCTTGAACTTGTGGGGCTGTGGGGAAGGCGTTTGCACAGGCTGAAATTCCCCCTGAGGCTCCGGGAAGTGTCAGA contains:
- the LOC124232819 gene encoding spermatogenesis-associated protein 31E1-like → MGGSWQSGAGVGAERGRPGWKAGSSTARTEPKKESRAGTSPDPCCGVAGLEGSSASQSPTAQGAGALVQAEEALLWYLTWRSTLPAPSRTGNVPGRDPVSPGSRKSTSPPTHSAAAAQEPKELRLPTKLASQLELPGKLPAQKQPQGRAAGMLLQDPPTHGLHATWSPGQVPHALPSRARRSQGQQQPRRPKRKAPWKSQLPPIEETEEEMSPGARGDEERLAGLRASQASRTSHPPQVGGLGDTLGSKCLQLLPHKAPVLPEGRFTKGLSRFLPCLRPSKEDQEPADPLPEGKPAAATPHSQEPGRNSSAVDGKALEAQQSGTSFGRALRERLGLGRRLRASLSRQRKGRFLAWLAGRSCSHGVPSLPHQRE